One window of Salmo salar chromosome ssa11, Ssal_v3.1, whole genome shotgun sequence genomic DNA carries:
- the LOC106562087 gene encoding cytochrome b5 — MAEEINDNMDVTHTAEETADSDVTYYTLEEVKTHNTTTDAWLIIHDKVYNVTSFLQEHPGGVEIVMMEAGADATASFEAVGHSPDAKEMLIQFYIGELQMDDRKKDGAKEKLISTKDGSSSWITWLMHAIVAVVVGIMQRCYMKERKSS; from the exons ATGGCCGAGGAAATTAACGATAACATGGACGTGACTCACACAGCAGAAGAGACAGCAGACAGCGATGTGACATACTACACCTTGGAAGAAGTAAAGACTCATAATACGACCACGGACGCATGGCTTATCATCCACGATAAAGTGTATAACGTCACCAGTTTCTTGCAAGAG CATCCAGGAGGAGTGGAAATTGTGATGATGGAGGCAGGTGCAGATGCCACAGCGAGCTTTGAGGCTGTTGGTCACTCTCCAGATGCCAAAGAAATGCTCATCCAGTTCTACATTGGGGAGCTCCAGATG GATGACCGGAAGAAGGACGGTGCAAAG GAAAAATTAATATCAACTAAAGATGGCTCCAG cTCGTGGATAACATGGTTGATGCATGCCATAGTTGCAGTTGTTGTGGGTATCATGCAACGATGCTACATGAAGGAGCGCAAGTCTTCCTGA